In Mycolicibacterium phocaicum, one DNA window encodes the following:
- a CDS encoding alpha/beta fold hydrolase produces MANQEILDLTLPRLRMRALAWGPGDGRLMLCLHGFPDSAHGWRRLAPLLAEAGYRVVAPFMRGYAPSAVPGDGDYHVGALVSDVLDLYDALGGGPDAVLVGHDWGAFAANAVAAYPDSPFGSVVSMSVPPLAAMSQARFSAARTARMGLVQLRMSWYIMYFQLPGLPERTLHRVIPRLWRDWSPAGADVAGDVARTLAALPTAAHRAAAVGYYRALVRPGSVGGPYAEFERYLLELPGSPILYLHGTDDGAMQVGYTEQLLGALPAGSVVQTIDGAGHFLQVDRPAEVAAAILDYVGN; encoded by the coding sequence ATGGCCAATCAGGAGATCCTGGACCTCACGCTGCCGCGCCTGCGGATGCGGGCGCTGGCGTGGGGGCCGGGCGATGGGCGATTGATGTTGTGCCTGCACGGTTTTCCGGATAGCGCACATGGCTGGCGCCGGCTCGCCCCACTGCTCGCGGAGGCAGGCTACCGGGTCGTGGCGCCCTTCATGCGCGGCTACGCGCCGAGCGCGGTGCCGGGCGACGGCGACTACCACGTCGGCGCGTTGGTGTCCGACGTGCTGGACCTCTACGACGCGCTGGGCGGCGGGCCCGACGCCGTGCTGGTGGGGCACGACTGGGGCGCCTTCGCCGCCAATGCCGTTGCCGCATATCCGGATTCGCCGTTCGGATCGGTGGTGTCGATGTCCGTCCCGCCGCTGGCGGCGATGAGCCAGGCGCGCTTCAGTGCCGCGCGGACTGCCCGGATGGGCCTGGTCCAACTCCGAATGAGTTGGTACATCATGTACTTTCAGCTGCCCGGCCTGCCGGAGCGCACCCTGCACCGGGTCATCCCGCGGCTGTGGCGCGACTGGTCGCCGGCCGGCGCCGACGTGGCCGGGGATGTCGCAAGGACGCTCGCCGCGCTCCCGACGGCCGCGCATCGCGCCGCCGCGGTCGGCTACTACCGGGCCCTGGTGCGCCCAGGCAGCGTCGGTGGCCCATATGCCGAGTTTGAGCGGTACCTGCTGGAGCTGCCGGGTTCCCCGATCCTGTATTTGCACGGTACCGACGACGGCGCGATGCAGGTCGGCTACACCGAGCAGCTGCTCGGCGCTCTGCCCGCTGGCTCCGTGGTCCAAACCATCGACGGCGCAGGACATTTCCTGCAGGTCGACCGCCCGGCCGAGGTGGCCGCGGCGATTCTGGATTACGTCGGGAACTGA
- a CDS encoding TIGR03617 family F420-dependent LLM class oxidoreductase, with the protein MRVQLQIDGAPQRAADHARELAGLGADGVFTFEGPHDVFLPLVAAAGTAGLDLMTNVAIAGPRSPLHLAHSAYDLQVYSGGRFRLGLGSQIKVHIEKRYGAQWAKPAEKMAETVTAIKAIFDCWEGKAPLNFRGKHFTHTLMPPNFNPGPNPFGPPAVLMGALGPVMTRTAAEVADGLLVMPFHSARHFADRTLAAVGEGLRRVGRAPGDLQIIAQAMVAVGRTEEDLTAAINGVATLIAFYGSTPAYLPVLETEGWADLQPKLNAMSKVGDFAGMRALISDDMVRTIGIVGTPEECAAEIGRRFGAHVDEICCYFPYYTAGPDNIRDLVTALHAQ; encoded by the coding sequence ATGCGCGTACAACTGCAGATCGACGGAGCGCCGCAGCGGGCGGCCGACCACGCCCGCGAACTGGCCGGTCTCGGCGCCGACGGCGTGTTCACCTTCGAAGGCCCGCACGATGTCTTCCTGCCGCTCGTCGCAGCGGCCGGTACAGCCGGTCTGGACCTGATGACCAATGTCGCCATCGCCGGGCCGCGCAGCCCGCTGCACCTCGCGCACTCGGCCTACGACCTGCAGGTGTACAGCGGGGGCAGGTTCCGGCTTGGCCTGGGCTCACAGATCAAGGTGCACATCGAAAAGCGTTACGGCGCACAGTGGGCAAAGCCCGCCGAGAAGATGGCCGAGACCGTCACCGCGATCAAGGCGATCTTCGACTGCTGGGAAGGTAAGGCGCCGTTGAATTTTCGCGGCAAGCACTTCACCCACACCCTGATGCCGCCGAACTTCAACCCCGGCCCCAATCCGTTCGGGCCGCCGGCGGTGCTCATGGGTGCGCTGGGCCCGGTCATGACCCGCACTGCCGCAGAGGTCGCCGACGGGTTGCTGGTGATGCCCTTCCACAGCGCCCGGCATTTCGCCGACCGGACCCTGGCGGCAGTGGGGGAGGGCTTGCGGCGCGTCGGGCGCGCGCCGGGCGATCTGCAGATCATCGCGCAGGCGATGGTGGCGGTGGGACGCACCGAGGAGGACCTGACCGCGGCGATCAACGGCGTGGCGACGCTGATCGCGTTCTATGGCTCGACGCCGGCGTATCTGCCCGTGCTCGAGACGGAGGGCTGGGCGGACCTGCAGCCAAAACTCAACGCCATGTCCAAGGTCGGTGACTTCGCCGGCATGCGGGCGTTGATCAGCGACGATATGGTCCGGACCATCGGCATCGTCGGCACCCCGGAGGAGTGCGCCGCCGAGATCGGCCGCCGCTTCGGCGCGCACGTCGACGAAATCTGTTGCTATTTCCCGTACTACACGGCCGGCCCGGACAACATCCGGGACCTGGTCACCGCCCTGCACGCCCAGTGA
- a CDS encoding zinc-binding dehydrogenase gives MRTVLIDAPGNVYVDTVPDPVLPGPDGAVVQITTAAICGSDLHFYEGDYPLATPLALGHEAIGTVVEVGAEVRTVKVGDPVLISSVAGCGHCVGCATLDPITCVSGPQIFGSGVLGGAQAELLAVPSADFQLHRLPSDLSTEAALLLTDNLATGWAAAQRADIPPGGTVVVFGLGAVGLCAVRCAIAQGAGQVFAVDPVEGRREMAARSGATAISPEQIGAVHEATGGRGAAAVIDAVGNDTTMTAALTTVRAGGTVSVVGVHDLNPFPFPATLSLIRSITLRMTTAPVQQTWPALIPLLQSGRLDVDGIFTHAMSLDDAPKAYAAVAARTADCIKVTLTP, from the coding sequence TTGAGAACCGTATTGATCGACGCCCCCGGGAACGTCTACGTCGACACCGTGCCTGATCCGGTGCTGCCCGGGCCCGACGGCGCGGTCGTCCAGATCACCACGGCCGCCATCTGTGGATCGGACCTGCATTTCTACGAAGGTGACTACCCGTTGGCGACGCCGCTGGCGCTCGGTCACGAGGCGATCGGCACCGTGGTCGAAGTGGGCGCGGAGGTGCGTACCGTCAAAGTCGGTGACCCGGTGCTGATTTCGTCGGTGGCCGGTTGCGGCCACTGCGTCGGCTGCGCCACCTTGGATCCGATCACCTGCGTGTCGGGTCCGCAGATCTTCGGTTCCGGGGTGCTCGGCGGCGCGCAGGCCGAACTGCTCGCCGTGCCGTCCGCGGATTTCCAGTTGCACCGGCTGCCAAGCGATCTCAGCACCGAGGCCGCGCTACTGCTCACCGACAACCTCGCCACCGGCTGGGCCGCGGCGCAGCGCGCCGACATCCCGCCCGGCGGCACCGTCGTCGTGTTCGGTCTGGGTGCGGTCGGCCTGTGTGCCGTGCGCTGCGCCATCGCACAGGGCGCGGGGCAGGTGTTCGCCGTCGACCCCGTCGAGGGGCGCCGCGAGATGGCCGCCCGCAGCGGCGCCACCGCGATCAGCCCGGAGCAGATCGGCGCCGTCCATGAGGCGACGGGCGGCAGGGGAGCGGCCGCCGTGATCGATGCCGTCGGTAACGACACCACCATGACCGCGGCGCTGACCACCGTGCGCGCGGGCGGCACGGTGTCCGTGGTCGGCGTGCACGACCTCAACCCATTCCCATTCCCCGCGACGCTGTCGCTCATCCGCAGCATCACGCTGCGCATGACCACCGCGCCGGTGCAACAAACCTGGCCGGCGTTGATCCCGCTGCTGCAGTCGGGCCGGCTCGACGTCGACGGCATCTTCACCCACGCCATGTCGCTCGATGATGCGCCGAAGGCCTACGCCGCGGTGGCGGCGCGTACGGCGGACTGCATCAAGGTCACGCTGACTCCGTAA
- a CDS encoding DUF5078 domain-containing protein, whose translation MRGLKRAGIGIAALGAIATTLAGPAAADATDDYPIPHRIIITTCDAEQYLAAARDTSPVYYSRYMIDMHNRPADIQQMAQDRIHWFFSLDPVGRRQYSEDTATNVYYEQVATHWGNWAKIFFNNKGVVAKATDVCMNYPKGDLNVWNWVQAP comes from the coding sequence ATGCGTGGTCTGAAGCGTGCCGGTATCGGGATCGCGGCCTTGGGCGCCATCGCGACGACGCTCGCCGGACCGGCCGCCGCCGATGCCACCGACGACTACCCGATCCCCCACCGGATCATCATCACCACGTGTGATGCCGAGCAGTACCTGGCCGCCGCGCGCGACACCAGCCCGGTCTACTACTCGCGCTACATGATCGACATGCACAACCGGCCGGCCGACATCCAGCAGATGGCCCAGGACCGCATCCACTGGTTCTTCTCGCTCGACCCGGTGGGCCGCCGCCAGTACTCCGAGGACACCGCCACCAACGTCTACTACGAGCAGGTGGCCACCCACTGGGGCAACTGGGCCAAGATCTTCTTCAACAACAAGGGCGTCGTCGCCAAGGCCACCGACGTCTGCATGAACTACCCCAAGGGCGACCTGAACGTCTGGAACTGGGTCCAGGCGCCGTAG